From Sphingobacterium bambusae:
AAGTATTGGGGATGGTAAACTGTACTGCAGATTTTGAAAGACATCCGTTTATTATCAACGGTTGCAGTGAACTGTTTGCACAGGTGTGGGGCGAAGAAAACGGAATTGGCGTGCGTAGTGCTGTTGGTTTTGGCAGCTTGCCAGATAATATTCCTGTAGAGATCGAAGCCTTATTCGAGTTAGTATAATTATCTCTTGGCTATGTTTATCATTGATGCACATCTTGACCTCAGCATGAATGCTTTGGAATGGAATCGCGATTTAACGCAGCCTGTTCACGCTATAAACGCCCGCGAATCCGGTTTGACCGATAAACCGGATCGCGCTAAGGCGGTGGTTTCCCTACCGGATTTGCGTCGTGGCAAGATCGGTTTGGTGGTGGCGACGCAAATCGCCCGTTACGTGACCCCCGACAATACATTGCCGGGTTGGCATTCGCCGGAACAGGCTTGGGCGCAAACGCAAGGACAACTCGCTTGGTACAAAGCGATGGAAAAAAAAGGAGAAATGGTGCAGGTTAGCGATCTGCAAACGCTAAATCAACATATCGCCCTTTGGGAAGATGACAGCGTAGCCGATGCAGACAAACCGATTGGCTATATCCTCAGTTTAGAAGGTGCGGATTCTTTCGTTACGCTGGATAATCTTCACGAAGCTTACGCCAGTGGCTTGCGTGCTGTTGGACCTGCGCATTACGGTCCGGGGCGTTATGCACAAGGCACTGATGCGACAGGTTTCCTAGGCGAGCAAGGGAAAGCATTGCTGCGAGAAATGGAACAGCTTGGCGTTATCTTGGATGCTACACATCTTTGTGATGATAGTTTTTGGGAAGCTCTCGATCATTTTAATGGAGCGGTGTGGGCAAGCCATAACAATTGCCGCACTTTGGTCAATCATAATCGTCAATACAGCGATGAGCAAATTCTCGCATTGATTGATCGCGGTGCTGTAATTGGTGGTGCCTTGGATGCTTGGATGATGGTACCTAACTGGAAACGCGGCATCTCTACGCCGAAAGAGATGCATTGCAATCTGGAAGTCTTAGTCGATCACCTCGATCATATTTGTCAGCTTGCCGGAAATGCCAAGCATATTGGTATCGGTTCTGATCTTGATGGAGCCTTTGGCCGTGAGCAATGCCCGTATGATCTAGAGACCATTGCCGATTTACAGATCCTCGTCGATCTGCTAGCTCGAAGGGGTTACACGCCTGCAGATATTGAAGGCATTATGCACAAGAATTGGCTTGATTTCTTAAGGAACACTTGGAAAAGTTAGTGCGTTTTTTCTATGCATAACAAATGAAAAGTTGTTTATAAAACAAAGGGTTATCTTGTTGTAGATAGCCTTTTTGTTTTATATTGATGACCAATTAAAACGGTAAGCCGTAGAAAGTAGTACAGCTGATGCTGGCCAATAATTGAAGGTTTTAATTGCTCATCTCGTAGAAGGTCAAAACGACGCTCAGTTATTCCTAGCCAAAAGAACGAAAATAGCCATGCCGCACACTAGAATAGCGAAATTTATGGAAGCAAGTCCGTACCGAGTTTTATACAACAAATAGAAGGCTTCGAAGAGCAGATACAATCCTTCGAGAAACAAAATCGTTACGGCAATAAACAACCACAATTTGATATCCATGCCGCTGTTACCACCACCTGTGTTGGCCTGCAGATTCTGAAAAGCTAAAATAAGGAGGCCAACTAGGCCGATTAACACGCGAGGTAAAGTATGTAAAAGCATTGCGTTATCATAGAAAATCTAGAATCTTTACACTTAAAACTTCAGGGCATGCAAGGCACCACGACCTTCCTTAACCATCGGCACGATCGTCGGGCATATGATAAGCTTTTCCTTCGGGTCGAAAACACCTTTCCCACCTATCTGCCATTGTTGGTTTTTCGCGAGCAGGAACGCTAATCTTTCATTAACTGTCAACCCCGACAGCGTATAGTAATCGATATGTTCAACTTCTTTGCCCTTGGTTTCCCGAAATATACCATCGATCTTGACGCCGTTTTGCTTTTCATAGATGTCGATAAATGCAACATTTTGTGCCGAAAGGACATGCTTTTCATCTCTCGGGCAGCATACCGACCCATACTGCTCTTTTCGGTAAACCGTCAAGGTGTCTTTGGAAGTAGCGGCGTCTTTATAGCTAAATTGTGGATGTTCATCGCCCGAAATGTAATAGTCATCGATTTCGGTTTTTCCGTCCACACGCCTGAAACGGTAGTAGAAGTTAGACGTCGCCGGCTCCAATACGATGCCATTCTTCAGCGCATCCTCCGTTACCTTGCTGTAAAGCTCCCAATCGGGGATGATCAAAATAAAGGCATCTAATTCTGGGAAAAAGCCGTCCGGATTTTTAAACAAATCTAGCGGAATGTGTGCGCTGATAAAAAATACCGGTACCACATCTTTTGAAAAAGGAAGAGACTGGTTGATTAGATAAAAGCCATCTTGCTCTGCCGTGTTCTCATCATCAATCATCATTACCTCTGTAAATTCACTGCCTAGCCAGTCTGGGCGTGGCGTGCTTTTAAGCGGCGGCTGATAGGCGTTGGAACTGCAGCTGTAGATGACACAACTGCTGAGCAATATAAGCGTGATAATAGCGATCTTTACCATAAGACAAAATTGGTGTTAGCGATAACAGCTGATATACATTTAGCGCTTTCCGACATTCGGATGATTCGGGTTTTTGCCGGAAGCACCGCTAAAGATCATGGCTAAGCCCGTAATGCCTAGCAAGATAATGAGCGCGGAAAAAGCGATTTTGGCCACTTGGCTATAATCTACCGGAAACCAAGCCCAAAGGTAGTTTAGACTCAGCAAGCAGACGGCTAACAGCGACAGTATGAAAAGAGCGATAATGAAATATTTCATATGCTTTGTAGTTACAAGTTTTCTAAATATTCTTTTTTCTTCTGATCGAATTCTTCCTGCGTAATAATACGCTCATCTAACAGCAATTTAAGCTTTTGTAGCTGCTCGATAGGGTCAGCTGTTTTGGCAGGTGAAGTGACATCGTCTATCGATTTGCTGAACAAATTACCCATGCTGAGTCCCGCACCCAAAGCGGCTCCTGCGCCTGCAACACCGTTTTCATTTCTTGCAGCGTCGCGTAGTGCCCGTAGTTTTTCCAGTTGCGCGTAGCTGAGTCCTCCTTCGGCGGCAGCCATGGCATCTACCGTCACGTCGGCAACGCGGCCAATTCGTTCTTCAGTTTCCGCATCAAAACTATTGCCCTCCAATCGAAAGTCTGTGATGCGCAGCCCTAGCTTTTCAAATTCCGAGATAAGCTGCGCATGTATTTCCGTGGTGATTTTTTGAAGCTGCGTGTCTATTTCCGTATAGGGTAATTTTTGCGTCGCTAGATAGGTGATCAACAGTTGGGGAATGCGCGACTGGATGGTATCGCGGAAAGTATCTGTGCGCAATTCGTTCGTCGAGCCGACTATTTCGGTAAACAGCTTGTGTGGGTTGTCGAGCTGATAGGAAAAGTTTCCGAAGGCACTCATTTTCACCGGAATTTTGTAGACGCTATCTACGTATTTTATCGGTGATGAAGTTCCCCAACTTTGGTTTAGCACCGCTGCTTTTCGGTAAAAAAACAGGCCTACCTTATGCTCACTTTCAAAAAGTTGCATCACCTTAAGCAAGGACGTGATAAAAGGCAGATTATCCGTTTGGATCGTGTAGGTTCCGGGCTGATCCAGTACGTCGGTTACTTTTCCTTCGTACACCAAGATACAGCCCTGGCCGGGCGCAACGATCAGCTTGCTGGCATTTTTAATTTCATCTGTTTTGGCAGGATACCGCCATAGTAGGATATCCGTTTGCTGTGGATTCCACTCGATGACGGTGGAAAGCTGTTTCTTAAAAAAATTAAATATGGACATGAGGCGTTCTATTTAAGTTTAAAATGATCTAATTCAATCTCTTTGACGGGCTTACCATCCTTGTCGTTAAGTAAAATGAATTTACGAATGCGGGGTGATCCAAAATTATATACATACAGACCAATTCCATCTTTATACAGACTGATATCGTCAAATTCAGCTTTTACCGCTTCCGGTTTGTAGGTCCAACGTATTTCTCCTGTTTCCGTGTCTATTTTTTGGAGCAAGGGAACATTCTCTGGGTTGGCATTTGGAAGCACCTTGATGTATAGCCTATTTTCCTCTTGGTACATGATATGGGGATCAAAATACGTTCTTCCCGGCGTGAGATCTTTATAGCTGCTTACTCTTTTATCATGATAGCTGAAGAGTGATTTGTATGTGGAAAACTTATCTCTATCGTGATCTGTAATGTCATTCCATTCAGCCCTATACGGAAGCCGGATGGGATAGCCTGTTTTTTCTTTATAAGCGTATTTTATCAGCTGGATCGGCTCCTTAGGGTAAGCAGAGCTTTCTTCGGAGAATACATAGTAATTCTTTTCTTTTGCATCGTTGGGTAGTGTGCTCAGTTTCTCTGCGTCAGCGTATCGCTGATCTCGATCGGCATAGATTCTATTGGCGATGGGGAAATAATCATATTCTTTACCATCATTGGCCATAATCT
This genomic window contains:
- a CDS encoding SPFH domain-containing protein — encoded protein: MSIFNFFKKQLSTVIEWNPQQTDILLWRYPAKTDEIKNASKLIVAPGQGCILVYEGKVTDVLDQPGTYTIQTDNLPFITSLLKVMQLFESEHKVGLFFYRKAAVLNQSWGTSSPIKYVDSVYKIPVKMSAFGNFSYQLDNPHKLFTEIVGSTNELRTDTFRDTIQSRIPQLLITYLATQKLPYTEIDTQLQKITTEIHAQLISEFEKLGLRITDFRLEGNSFDAETEERIGRVADVTVDAMAAAEGGLSYAQLEKLRALRDAARNENGVAGAGAALGAGLSMGNLFSKSIDDVTSPAKTADPIEQLQKLKLLLDERIITQEEFDQKKKEYLENL
- a CDS encoding dipeptidase, which translates into the protein MFIIDAHLDLSMNALEWNRDLTQPVHAINARESGLTDKPDRAKAVVSLPDLRRGKIGLVVATQIARYVTPDNTLPGWHSPEQAWAQTQGQLAWYKAMEKKGEMVQVSDLQTLNQHIALWEDDSVADADKPIGYILSLEGADSFVTLDNLHEAYASGLRAVGPAHYGPGRYAQGTDATGFLGEQGKALLREMEQLGVILDATHLCDDSFWEALDHFNGAVWASHNNCRTLVNHNRQYSDEQILALIDRGAVIGGALDAWMMVPNWKRGISTPKEMHCNLEVLVDHLDHICQLAGNAKHIGIGSDLDGAFGREQCPYDLETIADLQILVDLLARRGYTPADIEGIMHKNWLDFLRNTWKS